A window of Hevea brasiliensis isolate MT/VB/25A 57/8 chromosome 14, ASM3005281v1, whole genome shotgun sequence contains these coding sequences:
- the LOC131172625 gene encoding 2-oxoglutarate-dependent dioxygenase 19-like, with protein sequence MAETASFLVSSNSSPTLTQNITTIRTIAESPGLTSIPSTYAFTPAPRDQVVSETQVSLPVIDYSLLTSGTPHQRSKIVHDLGKACQDWGFFLMINHGVPESLVRSMIDGCGGFFDLPEEEKEEYRGNHVSDPIRCGTSFNASVEKVFFWKDFLKILSHPVFHSPSKPAGFSETSLEYSKRAREVTRELLKGISESLGLDPNYIEKALNLEQGLQVIAANFYPPCPQPELAMGMPPHSDHGLLTFLIHNGISGLQVQHKGKWVNINGIPNSILVNIGDHLEILSNGKYRSVLHRAMVNNKATRISIAIAHGPSLDTVVSPAPELLEIEKKAAAYIGIKYKEYLEIHQSNKLDGKCNLDRLRI encoded by the exons ATGGCAGAAACAGCTTCTTTCCTAGTTTCCTCCAACTCATCTCCTACTCTAACACAAAATATCACAACCATTAGAACAATAGCTGAATCACCTGGGCTCACCTCCATCCCCTCCACGTACGCCTTCACTCCTGCTCCCCGTGACCAAGTAGTTTCAGAGACACAAGTCTCACTTCCTGTCATTGATTACTCTCTTCTCACTTCAGGTACTCCTCATCAAAGGTCCAAAATCGTTCATGACCTTGGCAAGGCCTGCCAGGACTGGGGCTTCTTCTTG ATGATCAACCATGGAGTCCCAGAAAGCCTGGTTAGATCGATGATTGATGGTTGTGGAGGATTCTTTGATCTCCCTGAAGAGGAGAAGGAAGAGTACAGAGGGAATCATGTGTCGGACCCAATAAGGTGTGGAACCAGCTTTAATGCTTCAGTGGAGAAGGTTTTCTTTTGGAAGGATTTTCTCAAGATTCTTTCACATCCTGTGTTTCACTCTCCCAGTAAACCTGCAGGCTTCAG TGAGACTTCATTAGAGTACTCCAAAAGAGCTAGAGAAGTAACAAGAGAGCTGCTAAAAGGAATATCAGAGAGCCTGGGATTGGATCCCAATTATATAGAGAAGGCATTGAACTTGGAACAAGGTCTACAAGTGATTGCAGCAAACTTCTATCCACCTTGTCCACAGCCAGAACTTGCAATGGGCATGCCTCCTCATTCAGATCATGGACTCTTAACCTTTCTAATACATAATGGAATTAGTGGCCTTCAAGTGCAACATAAAGGGAAGTGGGTCAACATAAATGGCATCCCTAACTCCATTCTAGTTAACATTGGAGATCATCTTGAG ATTTTGAGTAATGGGAAGTACAGAAGTGTTCTACACAGAGCAATGGTGAACAACAAAGCTACAAGAATATCCATAGCCATAGCACATGGACCATCACTGGATACAGTAGTTAGCCCAGCACCAGAGTTACTAGAAATTGAAAAGAAGGCAGCAGCATATATTGGCATAAAATACAAGGAATACTTGGAAATTCACCAAAGCAACAAGCTTGATGGGAAATGCAACTTGGATAGACTTCGAATTTAA